One segment of Rhipicephalus sanguineus isolate Rsan-2018 chromosome 6, BIME_Rsan_1.4, whole genome shotgun sequence DNA contains the following:
- the LOC119396800 gene encoding cadherin-like and PC-esterase domain-containing protein 1, producing MLEQGRVVAQETLVRPLLASNGRSILVRVFALVTSMVPLRAYVHHAGTAFQGTAQGTRTSDTAIRMSGKSVPLKQLWHQLDKIYGSSSVEQLWSQIKSQVAALLVAAEYEILSRSVAMNSSRNFGGAIGRPIGFQLLSFEFALNATLQPFLWHVNVKPHFLASRSVAMDAVKSQVLVDVALILTAGRQVATQVAQALRASDASIGLMCHFCRLSHDICLTENDLSYLLQSRREQLSRGMFEQIYPSKTVTELNDLLSSLDQKIQKEVLSSASAQHSTVFDVSKQHQTAQMHRLLIDMEEFYSRMDNEESKSRNDPTNSERQRKEQELREMLNRNIVYEEEEIDCLQDPTSLPYLRLLRVIPEQSLSPTFHPNKTEYHIDVPYEQMTVEVRARALYCHAEARLDDKLGPARPVNYTLGLGYNRISVVVVDIRHAEARVANAYVLSVFRNERTTRHEAIEPHFAGHYAVCSLKQSCELVIYPKEPCGLHLEDAEESWTSMIPKLQALDICSSGHEDGRWLLPCTDCASSESCVWSMARWAPFKCRYPEVTNASLQACLEGRKLLFLGDSTNRGIMYYVLMRLNGTLGEWHKSHGIALHAQRLNGGRTAAGFAYYPQFWLPPNRRPTLARTLNQLVDSMPSLENSERTVLVVGGVQWLNVKQLSSLTTTLKGLGLDKTKIIIKTFGSGFHQRTDGVHQSSLRNQQNLGRTNLDIIRRARELGMEVVDTFNMTTARFKDFMQGNCACHFHKVVSDSLTTYRVEGPVNQAYGDILLSRLCQGHRTKPA from the exons AAACTCTGGTACGGCCACTGCTGGCGTCAAACGGCCGGTCGATCCTGGTGAGAGTCTTCGCACTCGTCACATCGATGGTACCGCTACGGGCTTACGTTCACCACGCGGGAACTGCCTTCCAAGGAACTGCGCAGGGAACACGGACGAGTGACACCGCG ATTCGGATGAGCGGGAAATCTGTGCCCCTGAAGCAGCTGTGGCATCAACTGGACAAAATATACGGAAGTTCGAGCGTGGAGCAGCTATGGTCGCAGATAAAGAGCCAGGTCGCTGCACTGCTGGTAGCTGCCGAGTACGAAATCCTCTCGAGGAGTGTCGCGATGAACAGTAGTCGCAACTTTGGGGGCGCAATTGG GAGACCGATCGGCTTCCAGCTGCTCAGTTTCGAATTCGCCCTGAACGCTACTCTCCAGCCTTTCCTGTGGCACGTCAACGTCAAACCACACTTTCTGGCCTCGCGAAGCGTCGCCATGGACGCCGTCAAGTCTCAGGTGCTTGTCGACGTGGCCCTCATCCTGACGGCTGGCCGCCAAGTGGCGACGCAAGTGGCGCAGGCGTTGCGGGCTTCTGACGCCAGCATTGGCCTCATG TGTCACTTCTGCCGCCTTTCGCATGACATCTGCCTCACGGAAAACGACTTGAGCTACCTGCTCCAGTCGCGAAGAGAACAGCTGTCCAGGGGAATGTTCGAACAG ATCTATCCATCAAAAACGGTCACGGAATTGAATGATCTCCTGTCTTCCCTTGACCAGAAGATTCAGAAGGAAGTTCTGTCGTCAGCGTCAGCACAACACTCCACCGT ATTTGATGTCAGCAAACAGCACCAGACGGCACAAATGCACAGGCTGCTTATCGATATGGAAGAATTCTACTCCAGAATGGACAACGAAGAGAGCAAAAGCAG GAACGACCCGACCAACAGTGAGAGGCAAAGAAAGG AACAGGAACTACGTGAGATGCTGAATCGTAACATTGTgtacgaagaagaagaaatagattgTTTGCAGG ACCCGACGTCACTGCCTTACTTACGCCTGCTTCGCGTGATTCCGGAGCAGAGCTTGTCGCCGACCTTCCACCCAAACAAGACGGAATACCACATAGACGTGCCTTACGAGCAGATGACCGTGGAAGTCCGAGCCAGAGCTCTCTACTGTCACGCAGAAGCTCGCCTCGACGACAAACTCGGACCAGCAAG ACCGGTCAATTACACCCTGGGCCTCGGCTACAACCGGATCAGCGTGGTGGTCGTGGACATCAGGCACGCCGAAGCCCGCGTCGCCAACGCGTACGTTCTCAGTGTGTTCAGGAACGAGCGCACCACGAGACACGAAGCGATTGAGCCGCACTTCGCCGGTCACTACGCCGTTTGCAGCCTCAAGCAG AGCTGCGAGCTTGTGATCTATCCGAAGGAACCGTGCGGGCTGCATCTGGAGGACGCAGAAGAATCGTGGACGTCCATGATTCCAAAACTGCAAGCACTCGATATTTGTAGTTCAGGACACGAAGACG GGCGGTGGCTCTTGCCTTGTACCGACTGTGCAAGCTCGGAGTCGTGCGTTTGGAGTATGGCGCGATGGGCACCCTTCAAGTGTCGCTACCCGGAAGTGACCAACGCATCACTGCAGGCCTGTCTCGAAGGAAGGAAG CTGTTATTCCTTGGAGACTCCACAAACCGCGGCATCATGTACTACGTGCTCATGCGACTCAACGGCACCCTGGGCGAGTGGCACAAGAGCCACGGCATCGCGCTGCACGCGCAGCGCCTGAACGGAGGCCGCACCGCGGCGGGCTTCGCCTACTACCCGCAGTTCTGGTTGCCACCAAATCGCCGACCCACGCTGGCCCGAACGCTGAATCAGTTGGTGGACAG CATGCCGTCGCTGGAGAACAGCGAGAGGACAGTTCTGGTCGTCGGTGGTGTGCAGTGGCTCAACGTCAAGCAGCTGTCATCGCTGACGACAACGCTGAAAGG ACTTGGCCTGGATAAAACGAAGATTATAATAAAAACATTCGGATCTGGCTTCCACCAACGGACAGATGGTGTTCACCAGAGCAGCTTG AGAAACCAGCAAAATCTAGGCAGGACAAACCTCGATATCATCCGTCGAGCACGAGAGCTTGGCATGGAAGTGGTCGACACGTTTAACATGACTACCGCCAGGTTCAAGGATTTCATGCAAGGAAACTGCGCCTGCCACTTCCACAAG GTTGTCAGCGATTCTCTGACGACGTATCGCGTCGAGGGTCCCGTGAACCAGGCTTACGGCGACATTCTGCTGAGTCGTCTATGCCAAGGACACAGGACAAAGCCAGCGTGA